Proteins found in one Exiguobacterium sp. 9-2 genomic segment:
- the era gene encoding GTPase Era, giving the protein MFKEGFKSGFVSIIGRPNVGKSTFLNRVIGQKIAIMSDKPQTTRNKIQGVYTTEDVQTIFIDTPGIHKPKHKLGDFMMKVATNALREVDAILFMVNVTEPKGKGDDFIIEKLKELDTPIILVMNKVDLIHPNDIPPIIESYKNELEFAAVVPISALQGNNVGPLLEEIAKILPEGPMYYPADQVTDHPERFIISEMIREKVLQKTRDEVPHSIAVAIDQIKTRENGNMVDVHATILIERDSQKGIIIGKRGALLKEIGSEARTDIEMLLGTKVYLNLWVKVQKDWRNKAGQLRELGFRDDEY; this is encoded by the coding sequence ATGTTTAAAGAAGGATTCAAATCGGGCTTTGTCTCGATCATCGGACGCCCGAACGTCGGAAAATCGACATTCCTCAACCGTGTCATCGGACAAAAAATTGCCATCATGTCTGATAAACCACAAACGACGCGTAATAAGATTCAAGGTGTCTACACGACAGAAGATGTTCAGACGATCTTCATCGATACACCTGGGATCCATAAACCAAAACATAAACTCGGCGATTTCATGATGAAGGTCGCGACGAACGCATTGCGTGAAGTCGATGCGATCTTGTTCATGGTCAACGTGACGGAACCAAAAGGAAAAGGTGACGACTTCATTATTGAAAAATTGAAGGAACTCGATACACCAATCATTCTCGTCATGAATAAAGTCGATTTGATTCATCCGAATGATATTCCACCGATCATCGAGTCGTACAAAAATGAACTCGAGTTCGCGGCAGTCGTTCCGATTTCGGCGCTACAAGGGAATAACGTCGGACCGTTACTTGAAGAAATCGCAAAAATTCTACCAGAAGGACCGATGTATTACCCAGCGGATCAAGTCACTGACCACCCAGAGCGCTTCATCATCTCAGAGATGATTCGTGAAAAAGTCTTGCAAAAGACACGCGATGAAGTACCACACTCGATTGCCGTCGCGATTGATCAAATCAAGACGCGTGAGAATGGAAATATGGTGGATGTCCATGCGACGATCTTGATCGAGCGCGATTCCCAAAAAGGAATCATCATCGGTAAACGCGGAGCACTTCTAAAAGAAATCGGCTCTGAAGCACGAACGGACATCGAGATGTTACTCGGGACGAAAGTTTACTTGAACTTGTGGGTCAAAGTCCAAAAGGATTGGCGCAACAAGGCCGGTCAATTGCGTGAACTCGGCTTCCGCGATGATGAGTATTAA
- a CDS encoding diacylglycerol kinase family protein translates to MKSWWQPFRHAMHGLRQSIREERHMKVHVIIGGIVLLVAFLLPLTSVERAILFLTVGIVISAEMFNTAFERVVDLVTQEWHPLAKAVKDIASGAVLVLALTSVAIALCIFIPYLVQ, encoded by the coding sequence GTGAAAAGCTGGTGGCAACCATTTCGACATGCGATGCATGGGTTGCGCCAATCGATTCGAGAAGAACGGCATATGAAAGTTCATGTCATCATTGGCGGCATCGTATTACTTGTCGCCTTTTTATTACCGTTGACATCTGTCGAGCGAGCGATTCTTTTTCTGACGGTCGGGATCGTCATAAGTGCCGAGATGTTCAATACAGCGTTTGAGCGCGTCGTGGATCTCGTGACGCAGGAGTGGCATCCACTGGCAAAAGCAGTCAAAGATATCGCGAGTGGTGCTGTTTTAGTGTTGGCGCTTACATCTGTTGCGATTGCGCTATGCATCTTCATCCCATATTTGGTACAATAA
- a CDS encoding PhoH family protein, with product MIFNERIPFAFSNSEQIQAFVGPNDAVLRTMEAELEVQLTHRGDELLAQSEQEQSVILAGQVVGVLKQLVNRGAVLTERDATSAIQLARQDRVDELLELYDTVIHTNHKGKPLRAKTLGQARYVRGIDRCDLTFGIGPAGTGKTYLAVVMAAKALKEGNVKRLVLTRPAVEAGENLGFLPGDLKEKVDPYLRPLYDALHDVLGVEHTARLLERGVIEIAPLAYMRGRTLEHAFVILDEAQNTTREQMKMFLTRLGFHSKMIVTGDLTQVDLPRGKTSGLQEALHLLGNVKGIHFEHFGSADVVRHPLVRKIVDAYSQELT from the coding sequence GTGATATTCAACGAAAGAATCCCATTTGCATTTTCGAATTCAGAACAGATTCAAGCATTCGTCGGTCCGAATGACGCAGTCTTACGTACGATGGAAGCGGAACTTGAAGTCCAGCTTACACATCGAGGAGATGAGCTGTTGGCACAATCCGAACAGGAACAGTCTGTGATCTTGGCAGGACAAGTCGTTGGTGTCCTGAAGCAACTCGTCAATCGTGGAGCTGTTTTGACGGAGCGTGACGCAACGAGCGCCATTCAACTCGCACGTCAAGATCGGGTGGATGAACTACTGGAACTTTACGATACGGTCATCCATACGAATCATAAAGGAAAACCACTTCGTGCGAAAACGCTCGGTCAAGCACGTTACGTCCGCGGAATTGATCGCTGTGATTTGACATTTGGTATTGGACCAGCGGGGACCGGAAAAACATATCTCGCAGTCGTGATGGCTGCAAAAGCACTGAAGGAAGGAAATGTCAAACGACTCGTCCTGACGCGTCCAGCAGTAGAAGCAGGAGAGAATCTTGGATTTCTTCCTGGTGATCTTAAAGAAAAAGTTGATCCATATCTACGTCCTCTATACGATGCGTTACACGACGTCCTTGGTGTCGAACATACGGCTCGACTACTTGAGCGTGGTGTCATCGAAATTGCGCCACTCGCTTATATGCGTGGGCGGACACTTGAACATGCCTTTGTCATTCTAGATGAAGCGCAAAACACGACACGTGAACAAATGAAGATGTTCCTGACACGTCTTGGTTTTCATTCGAAGATGATCGTCACAGGCGATTTGACACAAGTTGATCTTCCGCGCGGAAAAACGTCTGGTCTACAAGAAGCATTGCATCTGCTCGGAAATGTCAAAGGCATTCATTTCGAACACTTCGGCTCAGCTGATGTCGTGCGTCACCCACTTGTCCGGAAAATCGTTGATGCTTACAGTCAGGAATTGACATAA
- a CDS encoding HD family phosphohydrolase gives MRKVRVWVGLLTVVFYLVVSTMMYVSVRPEALSAEPFSIAEEDIRSPLTMEDRVATNQIKENAIAAIESQYTIKQEYAAQQIDKVEQLFASLSGIKKADEISKIKQRLRGTEAATLLKDDELRLLVASTTALRDTTRDVVITAIEEAMRQRISSDGGEVAEARENARTDIERSPLSFSLKAIAKALTDQLIVTNYVYDPEKTEQLRKQTSDKVEPVIISEGEVIVKRGEVISQDAYRQLQLVGLISDRQSLKPLLGAMLVSALMTAFLFGFIHRSKLRYAQMGRIRLFGLVYLVVSLQLLVMYGMAFLANDINPALYLLTPTAFVALVLRNLLNERIALSSSLFTALAGTFFYSTNQNFSFNIAIYLLVGGLVATFFLQSSLSRRRIFMSSISIAGANIAIFFAFVLLRSGTFELRETLTLVGFAIASGILSAILAIGLLPFLEMTFGILAPTRLLELLNPTHPLLKKLLVEAPGTYHHSMMVANLAETACEAIGADGLLARVGAYYHDLGKTRRPLYFIENQHGRNPHDRLTPEESARVILAHTEDGVELLEKAKLPAAIIDICRQHHGTSLLRYFYVKAAEQGEVDEDTFRYTGPKPQTREAAVIMIVDSIEAAVRSMKAPSEEGIRDLVEKIIREKMMDDQFAECDITTREIYRVGESACHTLSGLFHERIEYPELKKEATK, from the coding sequence ATGCGCAAGGTTAGGGTCTGGGTTGGACTTTTGACAGTAGTGTTCTATCTCGTCGTATCGACGATGATGTATGTCAGTGTCCGACCAGAAGCCTTGTCCGCAGAACCATTCTCGATTGCAGAAGAAGACATCCGGTCGCCATTGACGATGGAGGATCGGGTCGCGACGAATCAAATCAAGGAAAATGCGATTGCTGCAATCGAGAGTCAGTATACGATTAAACAAGAGTATGCAGCACAGCAAATTGATAAAGTCGAACAACTTTTTGCTAGTTTATCCGGCATTAAAAAAGCAGACGAGATCAGTAAAATCAAACAGCGTTTGCGTGGGACAGAAGCGGCAACTCTTTTAAAGGACGACGAACTACGTTTACTTGTAGCTTCAACGACAGCGCTTCGAGACACGACACGGGATGTCGTCATTACAGCAATCGAAGAAGCGATGCGTCAGCGCATCTCGTCTGATGGCGGCGAAGTGGCTGAAGCACGTGAAAATGCCCGAACTGATATCGAACGTTCACCGCTTTCTTTCTCGCTAAAGGCGATTGCCAAAGCGTTGACCGATCAACTGATCGTGACGAACTACGTCTATGATCCGGAAAAGACGGAACAGCTTCGTAAACAAACAAGTGATAAAGTGGAACCGGTCATCATCTCGGAAGGGGAAGTGATCGTGAAGCGAGGCGAAGTGATTTCGCAAGATGCTTACCGCCAGCTACAACTCGTCGGCTTGATTTCTGACCGTCAGTCGTTGAAACCGTTACTTGGAGCGATGCTTGTCAGTGCATTGATGACTGCTTTCCTATTCGGCTTCATTCATCGCTCGAAACTACGGTATGCACAGATGGGGCGGATCCGGTTGTTTGGGCTTGTCTACCTCGTCGTCAGCTTACAATTGCTTGTCATGTATGGCATGGCGTTTTTAGCAAACGATATCAATCCTGCACTTTACTTACTCACACCGACCGCTTTTGTTGCGCTTGTTCTGCGCAATTTATTAAACGAACGGATTGCATTGTCAAGTTCACTCTTCACGGCACTTGCCGGAACATTCTTCTATAGTACGAATCAAAACTTCAGCTTCAATATCGCGATCTATTTGTTAGTCGGTGGTTTAGTCGCAACGTTTTTCCTACAGTCTAGTTTGTCACGTCGTCGTATTTTCATGAGCAGTATTTCGATTGCCGGAGCAAACATCGCGATTTTCTTTGCATTCGTTCTATTACGTAGTGGCACATTCGAATTACGTGAAACATTGACTTTAGTCGGTTTTGCGATTGCTAGTGGGATCTTGAGTGCCATTCTTGCGATTGGGTTATTGCCGTTCCTCGAAATGACATTTGGTATCTTAGCACCGACGCGTCTGCTCGAACTGTTGAACCCGACGCATCCCTTGTTGAAGAAACTCTTGGTCGAAGCGCCAGGAACGTATCATCATAGCATGATGGTCGCGAACCTAGCAGAAACAGCCTGTGAAGCAATCGGTGCAGATGGGTTGCTTGCGCGAGTCGGTGCCTACTATCATGATTTAGGAAAAACACGACGACCACTTTATTTCATTGAAAACCAGCATGGACGCAATCCGCATGATCGATTGACGCCGGAAGAGTCGGCACGTGTCATCTTGGCACATACAGAGGATGGTGTTGAATTGCTCGAAAAAGCAAAACTCCCGGCAGCGATCATCGATATTTGTCGCCAGCATCATGGAACATCGTTGCTCCGATATTTTTATGTCAAGGCAGCAGAACAAGGTGAAGTCGATGAGGATACGTTCCGTTATACAGGACCTAAACCACAAACGCGTGAAGCGGCGGTCATCATGATCGTCGACTCGATTGAAGCGGCTGTTCGTTCAATGAAAGCTCCTTCGGAAGAAGGAATTCGGGACCTAGTCGAGAAAATCATTCGTGAAAAGATGATGGACGACCAATTTGCGGAATGTGACATCACGACACGCGAGATTTATCGCGTTGGTGAAAGTGCATGTCATACCTTATCCGGTTTGTTCCATGAACGAATCGAGTATCCAGAATTAAAGAAAGAGGCAACGAAATGA
- the recO gene encoding DNA repair protein RecO, producing MIDKAEGLVLRTVVYGESNKIVTLLTREYGKLAVMARGAKKPGSRFNAASQPFVRAVYIYPRSRGLGQLKSADVITSHAHIRQDVVLMAYAMYLLELADKALDERVPQPALYDLFVEGLEAMDEGLDPDVVSFIIELRLLRHLGIAPHLNGCTICGSAEAPFAFSLHHGGLLCRRHRHEDEHAVYMSEAVAKMLYVFSVYDFSRIGTVTVKPETKRLLRQIMDAYMERYSGLRLRSKRVLDQLIDFGND from the coding sequence ATGATCGATAAGGCGGAAGGGCTTGTATTACGAACGGTCGTATATGGTGAATCGAATAAGATCGTTACGCTACTGACACGTGAATACGGCAAGCTCGCCGTCATGGCGCGAGGAGCGAAGAAGCCGGGTAGCCGTTTTAACGCGGCTAGTCAGCCTTTCGTCCGAGCTGTCTATATCTATCCACGTTCACGGGGTCTCGGTCAGTTAAAATCAGCAGACGTCATTACAAGTCATGCGCATATTCGGCAAGATGTCGTGTTGATGGCCTATGCGATGTATCTATTGGAGCTTGCGGATAAAGCGCTTGATGAACGGGTGCCGCAACCGGCGCTGTACGATTTATTCGTCGAAGGACTAGAGGCGATGGATGAAGGACTAGATCCTGACGTCGTCTCTTTCATCATCGAATTGCGTCTGTTGCGTCATCTAGGCATTGCTCCACATTTGAATGGTTGTACGATTTGCGGAAGTGCTGAAGCGCCATTCGCTTTTTCGTTACACCACGGCGGTCTACTCTGTCGCCGGCATCGCCATGAGGATGAACATGCTGTCTATATGTCAGAGGCAGTTGCGAAGATGCTCTATGTGTTTTCCGTCTATGATTTCTCACGGATTGGTACCGTGACGGTAAAGCCAGAAACGAAGCGTCTATTGCGTCAAATCATGGATGCTTATATGGAACGCTACAGCGGGTTACGTCTGCGTTCAAAACGTGTCCTCGACCAGTTGATTGATTTCGGCAACGATTGA
- a CDS encoding pyruvate, water dikinase regulatory protein: protein MRQRIYVVSDSVGETCELVVRAAAIQFPEQAIETVRIPFVDDDQVIYDLVLHAKEEQATIAFTIVHATHRRLLADTARAHGVKAIDLLGPLLDTMEDRLQMQPKEEPGLIYRLDEEYFRKIEAVEFAVKYDDGRDPKGIKRADIVLIGVSRTSKTPLSQYLALKRYKVANVPLVPESIPPAELFDIPKEKCFGLLISPEKLIDIRMERLRSLGLKPEAAYAQMDRINRELEYARNLYERIGCQIIDVTNKAVEETANLILTGISGKAHD from the coding sequence ATGCGTCAACGGATTTATGTCGTGAGTGATTCTGTCGGAGAGACGTGTGAACTCGTCGTCCGCGCAGCTGCTATTCAGTTCCCGGAACAAGCCATCGAAACGGTCCGCATTCCGTTCGTCGATGATGATCAAGTCATTTATGACTTGGTTCTTCATGCAAAAGAAGAACAAGCAACGATCGCTTTTACGATCGTTCATGCGACGCATCGTCGTTTGCTTGCAGACACAGCGCGTGCCCACGGTGTAAAGGCGATTGATCTACTTGGTCCATTGCTTGACACGATGGAAGACCGTTTGCAGATGCAACCGAAGGAAGAACCTGGATTAATCTATCGCTTAGATGAGGAATATTTCCGGAAAATCGAAGCGGTCGAATTCGCTGTTAAGTATGACGATGGACGTGATCCAAAAGGAATTAAACGCGCCGATATCGTTTTGATCGGTGTGTCGCGTACATCTAAAACGCCGCTCTCGCAGTATTTAGCCTTAAAGCGATATAAAGTAGCAAATGTACCACTCGTACCCGAATCGATTCCACCGGCAGAGCTATTCGATATTCCAAAAGAAAAATGTTTTGGACTACTCATCTCACCGGAAAAGTTGATCGATATCCGAATGGAACGATTGCGTTCATTAGGACTCAAACCTGAAGCAGCCTATGCGCAGATGGACCGAATCAACCGGGAACTTGAATACGCACGGAATTTATATGAACGAATCGGATGCCAAATTATTGATGTGACGAATAAAGCAGTCGAAGAGACGGCGAATTTGATTTTGACCGGAATTTCCGGGAAAGCGCATGACTAG
- a CDS encoding cytidine deaminase: MKTEQLLEQAKCAREKAYVPYSKFQVGAALLTKDGQVFHGCNIENAAYGLCNCAERTAIFSAWAQDAREYAAMAVVADTEGPVAPCGQCRQVLSEMCDADMPIYLTNLKGDVTETTVGALLPGAFTKGDLHV; encoded by the coding sequence ATGAAAACAGAACAATTACTCGAACAAGCTAAATGTGCACGCGAAAAAGCGTATGTTCCATATTCAAAATTCCAAGTCGGTGCTGCTCTCTTAACGAAAGACGGACAAGTCTTCCATGGCTGCAATATTGAAAACGCAGCGTATGGTCTTTGTAACTGTGCAGAACGGACAGCTATCTTCTCTGCGTGGGCACAAGATGCGCGCGAGTATGCAGCGATGGCTGTCGTTGCGGACACAGAAGGACCGGTCGCACCATGCGGACAATGCCGCCAAGTGTTATCAGAGATGTGTGATGCGGATATGCCAATCTATTTGACGAACCTTAAAGGGGATGTCACAGAAACAACAGTGGGCGCCCTCTTACCGGGAGCATTCACGAAAGGAGATTTACATGTTTAA
- a CDS encoding helix-turn-helix transcriptional regulator translates to MKLNERQKKILQIVKENGPITGEQIAAALSLTRATLRPDLSILTMTGMLEARPRVGYMYVGKKNASMLHEKLDTLTVGEFMSSAKVIHEGMTVYDAIVHLFLEDVGSLFVVSKDHALVGVLSRKDFLRAAIGNQELDSLPVNIIMTRMPNLTVCEKSETLIGAGMKLIEKQIDSMPVVEEENGVLKVVGRMTKTNMTKVLVALARDEEI, encoded by the coding sequence ATGAAGTTAAATGAACGGCAAAAAAAGATACTCCAAATCGTCAAAGAGAATGGTCCGATCACGGGAGAGCAGATTGCTGCAGCGCTCTCCCTGACACGAGCGACGTTACGACCTGATTTGTCGATTTTAACGATGACCGGCATGTTAGAAGCGCGCCCACGTGTCGGCTATATGTATGTCGGAAAGAAAAATGCTTCCATGCTTCATGAGAAACTGGACACCTTGACCGTCGGCGAATTCATGTCATCAGCAAAGGTCATTCATGAAGGGATGACTGTGTATGATGCAATCGTCCACTTATTCCTAGAAGATGTCGGTTCGCTGTTTGTCGTCAGCAAGGACCATGCGTTGGTCGGTGTGCTATCACGTAAGGATTTTCTACGTGCGGCAATCGGTAATCAAGAATTAGACTCGTTACCGGTCAATATCATCATGACACGAATGCCAAATTTGACAGTCTGTGAAAAATCGGAAACGTTAATTGGTGCCGGCATGAAACTGATCGAAAAACAGATTGATTCGATGCCAGTCGTCGAAGAAGAGAACGGGGTCTTGAAAGTCGTCGGTCGAATGACGAAAACGAACATGACGAAAGTGTTGGTCGCTTTAGCACGTGATGAAGAAATTTAA
- the ybeY gene encoding rRNA maturation RNase YbeY, whose product MNIYMTDENNRLTEEQRQLVESILIYTAEQEEVDPNSELSVTFVSNDEIQEINREWRGKDQATDVISFAMEELGEDEIDFGLLEDEPVVLGDLIISVERCREQAAEYGNHFERELGFLAVHGFLHLLGYDHIEKADEEIMTKRQEEILHHFELFRGTL is encoded by the coding sequence ATGAACATTTATATGACAGACGAAAATAATCGTCTAACGGAAGAGCAACGACAGCTTGTCGAATCGATTTTGATTTACACGGCGGAACAAGAAGAAGTCGATCCGAACAGTGAGTTGTCCGTGACTTTCGTCTCAAACGATGAAATTCAAGAGATTAATCGTGAATGGCGTGGGAAAGATCAGGCGACAGACGTCATTTCCTTCGCGATGGAAGAACTCGGAGAAGATGAAATTGATTTTGGATTATTGGAAGATGAACCAGTCGTCCTCGGTGATTTGATCATTTCCGTGGAACGATGTCGCGAACAGGCGGCTGAATATGGCAATCATTTCGAGCGTGAACTCGGTTTTCTCGCCGTCCATGGTTTCCTCCACTTACTCGGATATGATCACATTGAAAAGGCAGATGAGGAAATCATGACGAAGCGACAGGAGGAAATCCTGCATCACTTCGAGTTATTCCGGGGCACATTGTGA
- the glyS gene encoding glycine--tRNA ligase subunit beta yields the protein MHELLLEIGLEEMPARFVLQSETQLKERVTRFLEEARIEFTSVESFSTPRRLAVYVKGLAARQSDLEETLKGPAKRIAMDEAGNWTKAAEGFARGKGLTTDDLFLGEEKGVEYLYATRKETGQATADLLPGLKQVVEAMTFPKNMRWSTQSLRYMRPIRWLIALLDDQVIPFEVASVETGRTSRGHRFLGQDITILRPNAYVEALAGEHVIVSYEARRQLIEEQIAALAAREQFEVPIDASLLEEVTNLVEYPTALFGAFDEAYLELPEEVLITTMKEHQRYFPVKRDGALLHYFVTVRNGNATHLENVARGNEKVIRARLADAQFFYEEDKKADIDEQAKRLDKIVFHEKLGTTGEKVRRVRQMALALADRVGADKTRVERAGQIYKFDLVSQMVYEFTELQGLMGERYANMKNEDPEVAAAIREHYMPRFAGDASPETPTGTLYAILDKMDSVAGFFGVGMIPSGSADPYALRRQAQGIVQILSDRKLNLTLTELIAFVVSEQVAAGLYTKDAEEVQAALQDFFAQRLKYRLSEMDFRHDVVEAALDHMLTVEANEQRAAMLEEATKKESFKKTVEQLSRVLNISKKAESVTTVNPALFENDAERELHEAIEKALPEVDQAIASLDYARALEALEATVPSITAYFDGTMIMTDDETVRTNRLSEMKRFAEAIESVARFNALTLA from the coding sequence ATGCATGAATTATTACTTGAAATCGGTTTAGAAGAAATGCCGGCTCGATTCGTCCTTCAATCCGAAACACAACTCAAGGAACGCGTGACGCGTTTCCTTGAAGAAGCACGGATTGAGTTCACAAGCGTCGAATCCTTCTCGACACCACGCCGTCTTGCAGTATATGTCAAGGGTCTCGCAGCACGTCAAAGCGACCTCGAAGAGACATTGAAAGGACCCGCAAAACGGATCGCGATGGACGAAGCAGGGAACTGGACGAAAGCTGCAGAAGGATTCGCGCGTGGTAAAGGACTCACGACGGACGATCTCTTCCTTGGGGAAGAAAAGGGAGTCGAATACCTCTATGCGACGCGTAAGGAAACTGGACAAGCGACAGCCGATCTACTTCCCGGATTAAAACAAGTCGTTGAAGCGATGACGTTCCCGAAAAACATGCGTTGGAGCACACAATCGTTACGCTACATGCGTCCGATTCGCTGGTTAATTGCTCTTCTTGACGATCAAGTCATCCCGTTTGAAGTCGCATCCGTCGAAACAGGTCGGACGTCTCGTGGGCATCGCTTCCTTGGGCAAGACATCACGATTCTTCGTCCGAATGCCTATGTCGAAGCGCTCGCAGGAGAGCACGTCATCGTCAGTTATGAAGCTCGTCGTCAATTAATCGAAGAACAAATCGCGGCGCTTGCGGCGCGTGAACAATTCGAAGTACCGATCGATGCGTCTTTACTTGAAGAAGTCACGAATCTCGTCGAATATCCGACAGCCTTGTTCGGTGCATTCGATGAAGCGTATCTTGAGTTGCCGGAAGAAGTCTTGATCACGACGATGAAAGAACATCAACGGTACTTCCCAGTCAAACGTGACGGTGCGTTGCTCCACTATTTCGTGACAGTACGAAACGGGAACGCAACCCATCTTGAAAACGTTGCTCGCGGAAACGAAAAAGTCATTCGTGCCCGTTTAGCAGATGCTCAGTTCTTCTATGAAGAAGATAAAAAAGCAGACATTGATGAACAGGCGAAACGTCTTGATAAAATCGTCTTCCATGAAAAATTAGGAACGACAGGTGAAAAAGTCCGTCGTGTACGTCAAATGGCACTCGCACTTGCTGACCGTGTCGGCGCAGACAAAACACGTGTCGAACGCGCGGGTCAGATTTATAAATTCGACCTCGTCAGTCAGATGGTCTATGAATTCACGGAATTACAAGGTCTGATGGGTGAACGTTATGCGAACATGAAAAACGAGGATCCGGAAGTCGCTGCTGCGATTCGCGAACATTACATGCCACGCTTCGCGGGTGATGCAAGTCCGGAGACACCGACAGGGACACTCTACGCGATCCTTGATAAGATGGACAGCGTCGCTGGATTCTTCGGTGTCGGCATGATTCCAAGTGGATCAGCGGATCCGTATGCATTGCGTCGTCAAGCACAAGGAATTGTGCAAATCTTATCGGATCGTAAGTTGAACTTGACATTGACTGAACTGATTGCCTTCGTCGTGTCTGAACAGGTAGCAGCAGGTCTTTATACGAAGGATGCCGAAGAAGTACAAGCCGCATTACAAGATTTCTTTGCGCAACGTTTGAAGTACCGTCTATCGGAAATGGACTTCCGTCATGATGTCGTCGAAGCCGCTCTTGACCATATGTTGACAGTCGAAGCGAATGAACAGCGTGCTGCCATGCTCGAAGAGGCGACGAAAAAAGAATCGTTCAAGAAAACGGTCGAACAATTAAGCCGTGTCTTGAACATCTCGAAAAAAGCAGAAAGTGTCACAACTGTTAATCCAGCGCTCTTTGAAAATGATGCGGAACGCGAATTGCATGAGGCGATTGAGAAAGCCTTACCAGAGGTCGATCAAGCTATCGCGTCACTTGACTATGCACGTGCACTTGAGGCACTTGAGGCAACCGTTCCATCGATCACAGCCTACTTTGACGGTACGATGATCATGACGGATGACGAAACGGTCCGTACGAACCGTCTTAGCGAAATGAAACGATTTGCAGAAGCAATCGAATCAGTCGCTCGGTTCAATGCACTCACTTTAGCGTAA
- the glyQ gene encoding glycine--tRNA ligase subunit alpha, whose product MTVQDMILTLQKFWAEQGCLTMQAYDVEKGAGTMNPMTFLRSLGPEPWNVCYTEPSRRPADGRYGENPNRLYQHHQFQVIMKPSPDNIQELYLQSLELLGINPLEHDIRFVEDNWENPTFGAAGLGWEVWLNGMEITQFTYFQQVGGIECNPIAVEITYGIERLASYIQDVESVFDLVWTDGFKYGDIFYQPEFEHSKYTFETSDVALLFTLFDQYEKEANRALDENLVFPAYDYILKCSHTFNLLDAKGAISVTERTGFIHRVRNMSRRCAQSFIEERERLGFPLIKSKAGESHA is encoded by the coding sequence ATGACAGTACAAGACATGATCTTGACATTACAAAAATTTTGGGCAGAACAAGGCTGCTTGACGATGCAAGCATACGACGTAGAAAAAGGAGCCGGTACGATGAATCCGATGACGTTTTTACGGAGTCTCGGACCGGAACCGTGGAACGTTTGTTATACAGAACCATCACGCCGTCCGGCTGATGGTCGTTATGGAGAAAACCCGAACCGTCTGTATCAACACCATCAATTCCAAGTCATCATGAAACCATCACCTGACAACATTCAGGAATTGTACTTACAAAGTCTCGAGTTGCTCGGGATCAATCCACTCGAACATGACATCCGTTTCGTAGAGGATAACTGGGAGAACCCAACGTTCGGTGCTGCTGGTCTCGGCTGGGAGGTATGGCTAAATGGAATGGAAATTACACAATTCACGTACTTCCAACAAGTCGGTGGAATCGAGTGTAATCCAATCGCAGTAGAGATCACTTACGGAATCGAGCGTCTCGCTTCTTACATCCAAGATGTCGAGAGCGTCTTTGATCTCGTTTGGACAGATGGGTTCAAATACGGTGATATTTTCTATCAACCGGAATTCGAACATTCGAAGTATACATTTGAAACATCAGATGTCGCTTTACTCTTTACATTATTCGATCAATATGAAAAAGAAGCGAATCGTGCCTTGGATGAGAATCTCGTTTTCCCAGCATATGATTACATCTTGAAATGTTCGCATACCTTTAACCTTCTCGACGCGAAGGGGGCGATTTCCGTCACGGAACGCACAGGATTCATCCATCGTGTACGGAACATGTCGCGCCGTTGTGCGCAAAGTTTCATCGAAGAACGGGAACGTCTTGGCTTCCCATTGATCAAGTCGAAAGCAGGTGAGTCACATGCATGA